The genomic window CGGACGGCGTCGGGGCTGCCGCCGGTCGACTCCGGCCGGATCGCCGAGGCGGTGTTCGCCATGTTGACCGCGTGGTTCGAACTCGCGAAGACCACCCGCTCGAGGTCGTTCTCCTCGGCGGCCTCGAAGGCGTTGTACACTCCCTCCACGTTCGGGCCGCTGACCTCGTCCCACTCGGCCCGCGGCGAGGGGTTGGCCGCGAGGTGGATCAACACGTCCTGGCCCTCGAGGGCGTCGATGAACTGCTCGCGGTCGGTGATCTCGATGGGGTCTGCGTCCAAGTCCTCGGTCTCGCTGTGGGTGAACAGCGTCAGATCGTACTCGTCGTCCGGGAACGCGTCGATGGCCTCTCGGCCCACGTTACCCGCCGCACCGGTGATGGCGATATTCGTCATACGGACCATACAGCAACGGTGTAGAAATAATTCGGGGCGGCGCGTTCCGGTCTGACGCCGGCCTACGGCTCGACGACGATCTTGCCGACGCTCTCACGATCCTGCATCGCCGCGAAGGCGTCGTCGGTGTCCTCGAGCGCGTACGTCTCGTCGATTTCGGGGTCGAGTTCGCCGTCGGCCGCGAGGTCGACGAGCCGTCGCAGGTCGTCCTGCGTTCCCATCGTCGAGCCGACGATGCGTTTGTGGCCGAGGAAGAGGTTCGCCACGTCGACGGTCGACTCGTTGCCCGCCGTGCGGCCGCAGATCGCCATCGTCCCGCCGCGACGCATGACGGACTGTCCGAGTCGGGTGAACTCGCCGCCGAGGTGGTTGATGACCGCGTCCGGCGCGCCGATCTCCTCGACTTCGCCGCGAATCTCGTCGATATCCGTCGATTCGATCCCGTGATCGAGCCCGAGGTCGCGCACCCGCTCGAGTTTCTCGGCCGACGAGGACGTGCCGATCGTCTCTGCACCGAAGATGGCTGCGAGTTGGATCGTCGCGACGCCGACGCCCCCGGTCGCACCGGGGACGAAAACGAAATCGCCGGGACCGACCTCGGCCCGCCGCAGCATGTGGAACGCGGTCATGTACGCCGTCGGAATCGCGGCGGCGGTCGCCGCGTCGACGTCGTCGGGCAACGGAATCAGCCGATCGGCCCGCACGCGGGCGGTTTCGGACAGCCCGCCGTGATAGAGCGAGAACCGTTCGCAGGTGTTCTCCGGGCCTTCGCGACAGAACCGACAGGAGCCACACGTCTCGTTCGGGCAGAGAACGACCCTGTTGCCGGGCTCGAGCCCCCGAACGTCCGCGCCGACCTCGCTCACGACGCCGGCCACGTCGAGTCCCGTGACGAACGGCAGGTCGTCGGCGTCGACCATCGCCGAATCCCCCTCGAGAATCCAGAGATCGTGGCGATTGATCGCGCAGGCCTCGACGTCGACCAGCGCCTCGTCGGGGCCGGGTTCGGGTTCGTCGCGGTCGATCACGTCCACTCCCTCGGGACCGATCAGATCGGTAAACGCTGCGGCTCGCATCGGTTTTCGACTCGACCTCGAGGGCAAAGACCCTAGGGAAGGCGGCACTGCGGTCGGGACCTCGAGGCGGTTCCGCACATCGATGTCGGCGATCAGCGCCGCTCGATCGGTCGATCGGTCGCCGTTAGGCCGATTCCGAATTCGGCGCTGGCAAGGCCCGGAGCCCGCGCGGCGGCACGAGGTAGTTCGCCCGGTTGCGGACCCTGATGTACTGGAGGATGCCGTTGTTCGTCCGCGAACTGATCGAGCCGTCGGTGA from Natrinema versiforme includes these protein-coding regions:
- a CDS encoding NAD(P)-dependent oxidoreductase; this translates as MTNIAITGAAGNVGREAIDAFPDDEYDLTLFTHSETEDLDADPIEITDREQFIDALEGQDVLIHLAANPSPRAEWDEVSGPNVEGVYNAFEAAEENDLERVVFASSNHAVNMANTASAIRPESTGGSPDAVRPSDPTNPDTYYGVTKVFGEAMGSYYAKRHGFDVVNLRIGWLLTRDELREICDERDAAGERYARAMWLSPGDCRRVLNAAATTTLDDSPLIAHGVSDNSERFLSLTETMLDLGYRPQDDSEAVLSDD
- a CDS encoding alcohol dehydrogenase catalytic domain-containing protein codes for the protein MRAAAFTDLIGPEGVDVIDRDEPEPGPDEALVDVEACAINRHDLWILEGDSAMVDADDLPFVTGLDVAGVVSEVGADVRGLEPGNRVVLCPNETCGSCRFCREGPENTCERFSLYHGGLSETARVRADRLIPLPDDVDAATAAAIPTAYMTAFHMLRRAEVGPGDFVFVPGATGGVGVATIQLAAIFGAETIGTSSSAEKLERVRDLGLDHGIESTDIDEIRGEVEEIGAPDAVINHLGGEFTRLGQSVMRRGGTMAICGRTAGNESTVDVANLFLGHKRIVGSTMGTQDDLRRLVDLAADGELDPEIDETYALEDTDDAFAAMQDRESVGKIVVEP